TTCGAGGGCCGGGTCCCCACACCTCGAGAGCGGAGGCAGATCCTCCGGGCGGGACTCGGACTGCACCTCGTCTCGGTTCCCCGCGAAGCCGCGGGACTGGAGTTCCTCCGCGACTTCCACGGCCTCACCAGCCTGGGCATCGTCGGCACGGGCCTCGACACCCGGCCGATCGCCGCCATCGGCTCGCTGCGCGAACTCGAGCTCACCGTGCCGGGAGCGCCCGAGACCGATCTGTCGTCGCTCCCGGACCTCGAGCGCTACTCGGGGCTCCTCCGAGGGTTCGAGACCGTGCTCGACGCCCCGGCGCTCGCCCGCGCATCGTTCTCGGAGACGTGGCGCGGCACCCTCCCGAAGCTCCCTCCCTCGCTCACGTCGTTGACCCTGACCGGCGCCCGGAACGTGTCGTCCATCGCCGCGGACGGCCCGGGACCCTGCCTGTCGGAACTCGTGATCGAGGGTGCCCGACGCTTCGACCTCGGTTCGCTTCGCGGCATGTCCGACCTGCGGATCCTGTCGCTGGAGCGGATCGGGCTGATCCGGGGAGCTGCGACGCTCGCAGCACTGCCGATCCGCGAGCTGGGGATCGTCGACTGCCGCGGATTCGACGAGATCGATCCGCTGGCCCGGATCGCAGATGCCGAGGTCACGGTCGTCGGCCCCCTCGGAGGGGCGCTGCGCGCCGTCGCGGAGCGGAGCACCGCCCGCTGGAGCTTCTTCAGGTCATAGCGTCTCCGACGGGACCCCGCCGTCGACCCGACGCTGCCACGCCGCCGAGTACGCGGCCGTCCGGAACCCGAGCGCGACGTTGATGGCGAGCATGTGCGCGTTCTCGTCGGCGTTCCAGGTGTAGACGCGCGTCCGGTCCGGCGCGGCCTCGGCCAGCGCGCGATGGTTCGCCTGCTTGACCCGCAGGCCGAGGCCTCGGCCGCGGTGCGCGGCGACCACGAGCGTGTCTCCCTGGTAGGCGCAGGACTTGTCGTGCGGCAGCTCGAGCTCGGTGTACCCGGCGACCGTGCCGTCCTCGGCCACCGCGGCCGCGACCAGCAGCCCGTCGCCGCTCTCGGCGCGCTGCCCCTCGAAGGTGCGCACCCGGTCGGCATCCCAGTGCTCGGGGTCGATCGTGAGGTCCGCTGCCGGCACGTCGAGCGCCATGCGGGTCTTCGCCGCGGCGTACGCGTCGACGAGCTCGTCGGGCGCGTGCGCCGACCACGTGACCAGGCGGTACCCCGGGGCGGGCTCCGGTTCCGGCACGTCGCCGGCCCCGACGTCGAGCACGCTCATGCGCTCGACCTGCCCGAGCGCATAGCCGTGGCGGGTGAAGAAGGCCGCGCGCGGGTCGGCGGCGGGCACGACCGCGTCGCCGACGGATGCCGCGAGGCGCGGGCCGTCCACCTCGAGCGTGGCGGCGGGGTGGTCGCTCCAGCTGATGAGCACCCGGCGGCCCGCATCCAGCGCGATCCGCTCGCACTCGGCGAGCAGCCACGACCCGATGCCGAGGCGTCGCCGCGCCGCCGGCACGACGCCGTACAGGATCGCGGTCTCGGCGTCCTCGCCCGGCTCCCACTCCACCACGGCGGCGCCGATGGCGTCGTCGCCGTCGAGGGCGAGCAGCGGCACGCGCCGCACGTACTCCGACCGGTAGCGCGGAAGCGCGGTGCGCGCGTCCGTGGTGAGGTCGTCGTTGCCCCAGAGCCCCGTCTCGACCTCGCGCATGAGGTCCACGTACCGCTCGAAGCGGCGTGCGCCGGCAGTGCCCAGGCGTTCGGGCACGTGCACCCGTTCGATGCGCATCGTCGCGCCCCCCGATCCGCCGCGCGAGTGCGCAGCCGACGAGCCTACCGCCTGCGCGGATCGCGGGGAAGAGTCCGGTACCGTAGTCGCGGGCGATCCGCGGGCCGGTCGGGTCGCCGTTCGTCAACGGGGGAACCACGTGTACCTGAAGAGCCTGACCCTCAAGGGGTTCAAGTCCTTCGCACAGCCCACCGTCTTCGCGTTCGAGCCGGGCGTCACGTGCGTCGTCGGCCCGAACGGCTCCGGCAAGTCGAACGTGGTCGACGCCCTCGCCTGGGTCATGGGCGAGCAGGGCGCCAAGACCCTCCGCGGCGGCAAGATGGAGGACGTCATCTTCGCCGGCACCTCGAGCCGCGGGCCGCTCGGGCGCGCCGAGGTGGCCCTCACCATCGACAACACCGACGGCGCGCTGCCGATCGAGTACACCGAGGTGCAGATCAGCCGCACGCTCTTCCGCAACGGCACGAGCGAGTACGCCATCAACGGCGAGGCGTGCCGCCTGCTCGACGTGCAGGAGCTCCTCAGCGACTCGGGCCTCGGCCGGGAGATGCACGTCATCGTCGGCCAGGGCCAGCTCGACAACGTGCTGCACGCGAGCGCCGACGACCGCCGCGGCTTCATCGAGGAGGCCGCGGGCATCCTGAAGCACCGTCGGCGCAAGGAGAAGACGCTCCGCAAGCTCGACGCGATGGAGACCAACCTCACCCGCCTCTCCGACCTCGCGGGCGAGATCCGCCGGCAGCTGAAGCCGCTCGGGCGCCAGGCCGAGGTCGCGCGCCAGG
This portion of the Agromyces rhizosphaerae genome encodes:
- a CDS encoding GNAT family N-acetyltransferase → MRIERVHVPERLGTAGARRFERYVDLMREVETGLWGNDDLTTDARTALPRYRSEYVRRVPLLALDGDDAIGAAVVEWEPGEDAETAILYGVVPAARRRLGIGSWLLAECERIALDAGRRVLISWSDHPAATLEVDGPRLAASVGDAVVPAADPRAAFFTRHGYALGQVERMSVLDVGAGDVPEPEPAPGYRLVTWSAHAPDELVDAYAAAKTRMALDVPAADLTIDPEHWDADRVRTFEGQRAESGDGLLVAAAVAEDGTVAGYTELELPHDKSCAYQGDTLVVAAHRGRGLGLRVKQANHRALAEAAPDRTRVYTWNADENAHMLAINVALGFRTAAYSAAWQRRVDGGVPSETL